From one Halostagnicola larsenii XH-48 genomic stretch:
- a CDS encoding DUF7563 family protein encodes MSTEPTETKWTPMTAGQQTTAPRCVTCGNQVTRQFARVFGDNRDVVHACPDCSTYREMKTSDYIPEEDR; translated from the coding sequence ATGTCGACGGAACCAACCGAAACCAAGTGGACGCCGATGACTGCTGGCCAACAAACGACCGCGCCCCGCTGTGTCACCTGTGGGAATCAGGTCACGCGCCAGTTCGCACGCGTGTTCGGAGACAACCGGGATGTCGTCCACGCCTGTCCCGACTGTTCTACGTACCGAGAGATGAAGACGTCCGATTACATTCCGGAAGAAGACCGATAG